One stretch of Brachyhypopomus gauderio isolate BG-103 chromosome 8, BGAUD_0.2, whole genome shotgun sequence DNA includes these proteins:
- the LOC143521014 gene encoding odorant receptor 131-2-like translates to MNSSMNQMRIQDTFEEAFSKNFIIVFFGFIIICINGTFVFTFMKSSVFHSDPRYILYIHLVINDMLMLFVSVTLCVISYACKSVDLSLCCMLLLIVSTTHKNTPLNLAGMAVERYIAVCKPLHHPQICTVPRTCILICLIWGIGVIPGLTDLLIAAITHTLSVSNTVTVCTSTLLYNTVYHIELCKAMQCIYMAAVWLVLIYTYYRVLVAAKKMMVDKVSAKKAQNTILLHGGQLLFCMLSYTTPVLDIVLVLIFPADRTKILFFNYLLTNILPRLLTPLIYGVRDQKLIQHMKRHILCKNIVKIQSVKQ, encoded by the coding sequence atgaaCTCCTCAATGAATCAAATGAGAATACAGGACACATTTGAAGAAGCTTTCAGCAAAAATTTCATCATTGTTTTTTTTGGATTTATAATCATTTGCATCAATGGAACATTTGTTTTCACTTTTATGAAAAGTTCAGTTTTCCACAGCGATCCAAGATACATTTTATACATACACTTGGTTATCAATGATATGCTTATGCTTTTTGTGTCTGTGACTCTCTGTGTAATATCATATGCATGTAAAAGTGTAGACCTTTCATTATGTTGTATGTTATTACTCATAGTCTCAACCACTCACAAGAACACTCCACTGAACCTGGCTGGCATGGCAGTGGAACGTTACATTGCTGTCTGCAAACCACTGCATCACCCTCAGATCTGTACGGTTCCCAGAACGTGCATCCTGATATGTTTGATATGGGGAATTGGAGTTATCCCTGGACTGACAGACCTGCTGATAGCTGCCATCACTCACACACTGTCCGTATCCAACACTGTGACTGTCTGCACTTCAACGTTACTTTACAACACAGTTTACCATATAGAGCTATGCAAAGCTATGCAATGTATTTATATGGCAGCTGTTTGGCTTGTCCTTATTTACACTTATTATCGAGTGCTGGTTGCGGCAAAAAAAATGATGGTTGACAAAGTTTCTGCCAAAAAGGCTCAGAACACGATCCTTTTGCATGGGGGCCAGCTGTTGTTTTGCATGCTGTCCTACACAACTCCTGTGCTTGACATTGTTCTTGTACTTATTTTTCCTGCTGATCGGACAAAAATTTTATTCTTTAATTACCTGCTGACAAACATACTACCACGTCTGCTAACACCGCTTATTTATGGGGTTCGGGATCAGAAATTAATCCAACACATGAAAAGACATATCTTATGCAAGAATATTGTAAAAATTCAGTCAGTCAAGCAATGA